One window of the Equus quagga isolate Etosha38 unplaced genomic scaffold, UCLA_HA_Equagga_1.0 203_RagTag, whole genome shotgun sequence genome contains the following:
- the LOC124233462 gene encoding 10 kDa heat shock protein, mitochondrial gives MAGQAFRKFLPLFDRVLVERSAAETVTKGGIMLPEKSQGKVLQATVVAVGAGSKGKGGEIQPVSVKVGDKVLLPEYGGTKVVLDDKDYFLFRDGDILGKYVD, from the exons ATG GCAGGACAGGCATTTAGAAAGTTTCTTCCCCTCTTTGACCGAGTATTGGTTGAAAGGAGCGCGGCCGAAACTGTAACCAAAGGAGGCATTATGCTTCCAGAAAAATCTCAAGGGAAAGTATTGCAAGCAACAGTAGTAGCTGTTGGAGCAGGCTCTAAAGGAAAG ggtGGAGAGATTCAACCAGTTAGCGTGAAGGTTGGAGATAAAGTTCTTCTCCCAGAATATGGAGGCACCAAAGTAGTTCTAGATGACAAG GATTATTTCTTATTTAGAGATGGTGACATTCTTGGAAAGTACGTAGACTGA